The following proteins come from a genomic window of Campylobacter concisus:
- a CDS encoding EAL domain-containing protein: MITFGIYTSMDKVKTKITHWLAICFGVFLWSICDALMVLNQDILLRAYSSYAYLDVFFMLPMISILAGVSIFLYSKFAASQEKLAIIMDSISVFFLIVILIYGIFDEVDILSMINNRSNIVFLSIVAINFLILFITLSEIFTSSLLHIKISGFYLISASILFTMLNLFIFYSQVSNVNFGHKIDFLYIVPFFFLMIGAFHLKAKNEYVTNTDKDISIGSKWLPIIIVLPLLLQEDLTSFSALISLFILVVNAIVNYYVKSSIASRKILDYERNLHREMEKSMHERTNELMLANLRLQDMSEKDYLTDLGNRNFIVNELERMCKSISEDEEIAVYYINLSCFKSINTSYGHEIGDRILKLVAKRILEVCNRQEAIARISADEFIVLAKMEINSHTKRLNLGIALKDAIEKPIQIDRYHFGLKCIIGIDVATKNSTANPRNIIKNADMAMYYAKKNPALNPMVYSDKISNEMHLSSSIEIALKKANLQEDLHVYFQPIFDLKIEKMIYAEVFLYWKSEKFGLMEASKFMKEVNVNSDILNDICSLLVSKTIEYVDRLQKEKLLIPKISINVAQIQSKSEKFVLDFISSLRSHHINPELFEIEFGEEIWTNNTKTLDKIFSILKENNIDVCIDNFGSGYTSFIYIRKYGVKRIKIASEFVAQASNSKIDAQIVSAIIDLAKAMKIRVGAKGVEKEEDIHSLKELDCNEVQGLFLSRPMSAEEFEDLVRQDPQMIAKV; this comes from the coding sequence ATGATAACTTTTGGTATTTATACTTCAATGGATAAAGTAAAAACCAAAATAACGCATTGGCTTGCAATATGTTTTGGTGTTTTTTTATGGTCTATTTGCGATGCATTAATGGTGTTAAATCAAGATATACTATTGCGGGCTTATAGTTCTTATGCGTATCTTGATGTGTTTTTTATGTTGCCGATGATATCTATTTTAGCTGGCGTTAGTATATTTTTGTATTCAAAATTTGCAGCCAGCCAAGAAAAACTAGCCATTATTATGGATAGCATAAGTGTCTTTTTTTTAATAGTAATTTTAATATATGGTATTTTTGATGAAGTAGATATCTTATCGATGATAAATAATAGATCAAATATCGTTTTTCTCTCTATTGTAGCCATAAATTTTCTTATACTTTTTATTACTTTAAGTGAGATTTTTACAAGCAGTTTGCTTCATATAAAAATTAGCGGCTTTTACCTTATATCAGCTAGCATTTTATTTACGATGCTAAATTTATTTATTTTCTATAGTCAGGTCTCAAATGTAAATTTTGGCCATAAAATAGATTTTTTATATATCGTTCCTTTCTTCTTTTTAATGATAGGAGCTTTTCATTTAAAAGCTAAAAACGAATATGTTACAAATACCGATAAAGATATCTCAATAGGATCAAAATGGCTACCAATAATAATAGTTTTACCTTTGCTATTACAAGAAGATCTAACATCTTTTAGCGCACTTATCTCACTATTTATCTTGGTTGTAAATGCTATTGTTAATTACTATGTTAAAAGCTCTATTGCAAGCAGAAAAATATTAGATTATGAGAGAAATCTTCATAGAGAGATGGAAAAGTCGATGCATGAGCGAACCAATGAACTTATGCTCGCAAATTTAAGACTTCAAGATATGTCCGAGAAAGACTATCTAACAGACCTTGGCAATAGAAATTTTATAGTAAATGAGCTTGAAAGAATGTGCAAAAGCATCTCTGAAGATGAGGAAATCGCAGTTTATTATATAAATTTAAGCTGTTTTAAAAGCATAAATACATCTTATGGGCATGAAATAGGCGATAGAATTTTAAAACTAGTTGCAAAGAGGATACTTGAAGTTTGCAATAGGCAAGAAGCCATAGCAAGGATTAGTGCGGACGAATTTATTGTATTAGCAAAAATGGAGATAAATAGTCATACAAAACGCTTAAATCTTGGTATTGCCTTAAAAGATGCTATTGAAAAGCCAATTCAAATAGATAGATATCACTTTGGGCTTAAGTGCATAATAGGCATAGATGTAGCAACAAAAAATAGCACGGCAAATCCAAGAAATATTATAAAAAATGCAGATATGGCAATGTATTACGCCAAGAAAAATCCAGCTTTAAATCCTATGGTTTATAGCGATAAAATTAGCAATGAAATGCACCTAAGCTCAAGTATCGAGATCGCGCTTAAAAAAGCTAATTTGCAAGAAGACCTTCATGTATATTTTCAACCAATATTTGATCTAAAAATTGAAAAAATGATCTACGCAGAGGTTTTTTTATATTGGAAATCAGAAAAATTTGGCTTGATGGAAGCAAGTAAATTTATGAAAGAGGTCAATGTAAATAGTGATATCTTAAACGATATTTGCTCGCTTTTAGTTTCAAAGACCATAGAGTATGTAGATAGATTGCAAAAAGAAAAACTCTTGATACCAAAAATAAGTATAAATGTTGCACAGATTCAAAGTAAATCAGAAAAATTTGTTTTAGATTTTATTTCTAGCTTACGCTCGCATCATATAAATCCAGAGCTTTTTGAAATAGAATTTGGCGAAGAAATATGGACAAACAATACTAAAACGCTTGATAAAATTTTTTCTATTCTTAAAGAAAATAATATAGATGTTTGCATAGATAATTTTGGCTCTGGATATACTTCATTTATTTATATTAGAAAATACGGTGTTAAGCGTATAAAAATAGCAAGTGAATTTGTTGCTCAAGCATCAAATAGCAAAATAGATGCACAAATCGTATCTGCAATTATTGATTTAGCAAAGGCAATGAAGATAAGAGTTGGCGCAAAAGGCGTAGAAAAAGAAGAAGATATTCATTCCTTAAAAGAGCTTGATTGTAACGAAGTTCAAGGACTTTTCTTATCTCGTCCTATGAGTGCAGAAGAATTTGAAGACCTTGTAAGACAAGATCCTCAAATGATAGCTAAAGTTTAA